In Spinacia oleracea cultivar Varoflay chromosome 5, BTI_SOV_V1, whole genome shotgun sequence, a single window of DNA contains:
- the LOC110787100 gene encoding nudix hydrolase 2 has product MMLMMMSLKSICTSRNFSFLTVTNTLNYLPLHLGGLIKFRNSENTQIQTRMLSGLMRVQGRQLQLLSATEDEHRGLHVDMQDPMDSHLFASSLRSSLSYWTQLGKRAVWIKLPIQHNNLIEAAVKEGFWYHHAEPRYVMLAKWLPQDEPNTLPANASHRVSVGAFVINDKKQVLVVQEKNGMLRGKGVWKFPTGMANQGEDICAAAVREVKEETGIDTKFVQVLTFSTFKFLKIHREHHMAFFHKSDLFFVCLLQPLSFNIQVQETEVEAAQWMPFEEYAMQLFVQRYELLRYMVKICKARMDGQYSGFPAVAIKPSFRDGRQFIYFNTQASK; this is encoded by the exons atgatgttgatgatgatgtcTCTTAAATCTATTTGCACCTCCCGCAATTTCTCATTTTTGACAGTAACTAACACCTTAAATTATCTTCCATTACATCTTGGTGGTTTGATTAAGTTTAGAAATAGTGAGAACACACAGATTCAGACAAGGATGCTGTCGGGTTTGATGAGGGTTCAGGGTCGACAACTACAACTACTTTCAGCAACGGAAGATGAGCATAGAGGTCTACATGTCGATATGCAGGATCCTATGGACTCCCACCTCTTTGCCTCTTCCCTTAGATCTTCCCTTTCTTACTGGACCCAATTG GGGAAAAGAGCTGTCTGGATTAAACTTCCTATTCAACATAACAATCTTATTGAAGCTGCTGTCAAG GAAGGGTTTTGGTACCACCATGCAGAACCAAGGTATGTAATGTTAGCAAAGTGGCTTCCTCAGGATGAACCCAATACTCTTCCAGCAAACGCATCTCATCGTGTTAGTGTTGGCGCTTTTGTCATCAACGACAAGAAACAG GTACTAGTGGTTCAAGAGAAGAATGGAATGTTAAGAGGAAAGGGTGTGTGGAAGTTTCCCACTGGAATGGCCAATCAG GGTGAGGATATTTGTGCTGCCGCTGTGCGAGAAGTCAAAGAAGAGACTGGA ATTGACACTAAATTTGTGCAAGTGCTGACATTCAG CACCTTCAAATTTCTTAAAATACACAGAGAACACCATATGGCATTTTTTCACAAGTCGGATCTTTTCTTCGTCTGTCTGCTACAACCTCTGTCCTTTAACATCCAGGTTCAGGAAACAGAAGTTGAAGCAGCTCAG TGGATGCCCTTCGAAGAATATGCAATGCAGCTTTTTGTTCAGAGATATGAGCTCCTGAGGTACATGGTTAAAATTTGCAAGGCAAGAATGGATGGTCAATATTCAGGATTTCCAGCAGTGGCTATCAAACCAAGCTTTAGAGATGGACGCCAATTTATCTACTTCAATACTCAAGCTTCCAAATGA